The nucleotide window GGGAATAGGGAGTTAAAAAGCCCTTGTACTCCCTCAACCAAAGTGCGGAGGGATGCCTCCTCTTTATGCACTGGAAGCCCTAATCCCATGCCCAAATCCCCAAAGTCCACCTCGAGTCCCAAAGCAAATCTGAAAAACTCTCCGATCACGACACCCGCCAACAGCCAGGACACATCCCAAAAAAGCCAGTCTAAGCCAACTCAAAATGGGACGCCAGTTGTGGGGTCATCAACTGGACGGACAGTCTCTTTAGTGCTCCAGCAACCGAGAGCAAACACTGGCTCTACTCGAAGCAGCTCCAAAGACAGCCTGTCTCAGTCAAGCGACAGCCTCTTACGACAACCCCTTGCATTGGACCCTATGGTGCGTTCTCAGAGCTTCACCCATTTCAAACAACTGCCCTCGCCAACTAACACACCCATGATGCGGTCCTTCTCTTTCAACAAGGCTGTGGAACTAGCAAAACCGCTAGCTAATACACAGCTACGCCCACCACGAACACTTGGACTCAAATCGCCCCAGAGCTTTGGATGCCTTGTGCTTGGGTTGGGGGGATTGGGATTTGGAAAGGGGCTGTCAGACCGACTCCCTGCTGCAAGTCCTCCCTCAGAGGGCCTAACACCGCCTAATAGCATAAAACGGCCTCTTCTACATAATTCTGTGTTGACAAAGCCCTCGATACTTGCTTATAGGCAAAATCGACCAGTTGCTGCCAAACCACAGTTCCCTTTAGTGGTTGGGAGGACTTCTCCAGAGAGTGAAGTTATAACCCCACCTCTCACTCCAGAGCTGCCCCACTGTGCCACGAAGAGCGTAAGTGTCTGACATTGTGTAAACAATACTGTTTTAGTACAGTTTAGTGCTATTCTTTTGGTGCctatacaaaatataaagtgttaaacatgttcaaattacaattcaatcttttttattttttattttttatttttttttaaaggcatcaGCTCCCATAGTTTTACAAGAGGGGCATTTTACAGAACAGTGGCTGGATGGGAACCTCCGTTACACTACAGAGAGACCGGAGGACATGTCTCTCTCCTCTGCATCTTCCCTGGAGAGGAATGACACCAGTGAGGAGTTCCTTGATGACTTAGAACACCTAGGAGACCAATCACAGCATGTCATTGCACATAATAAAAATCCCAGGGCCATGTCCACACAGACACGCCTTCAGAGCTTCTTAAGTGAGACCATGGATTGGGCTGGGATTGGTCTGGCAGGTATagctatacagtatattatgactAGGTTAGAACTGggcaatatataacatttttgataTAAAACTAAGCAAAATCATAATTAAAGATATGATTTCAATGGGCAATTTATTGgaccattaagtttcataaagatgTCTCGTTAGACTAGTTTTGCGATTTATACTTTGACTGTAAAAGATGTTTTAATAGAATCTCTGATTTAAACTTTTGATTCAAGCAAAAATGCCATTAGAGTTGTTAAACTTCGCTATTTTATTCATAGTTGCTTCTCTTTATTTCCAACTTTATTtagttgttgctgtttttgtgtCCTTTGAATTTGCATCGTGACCTGAAAGGCAATTGCGCTTCAATAGTTTTCCTCTTACGTAAAACCCCGGGATTCCCTCAATGTGCAAATGCATATACTCGAATGTGAGGGACCGactatattttacattggtgtgtataaatgggtgtagtttatagtgtatgtgcttttatcCATtctactcccagaaatgtttaattctttccGCTGTATtaacttgttgttgggctccatcctatgacatttgATATCCGGGCTGTTCCCGCAAATGCGCATTCTTCAAACACCCAACAGAACGCCACTTATATGTTTTCATGACCACATTAGCCGCGTTCGCTGGAAAGAACCTGgatgtgttaaaccgctttctctttaTCCCTTAAATGAGGTAAAGAAAATCTGCATTCTCATTTACATGGCATTTCAGAAtgcagctttctgcaaaaaccctgaaaAAACTGTTTTCTTAAATAGTGTACATATAAACATGGTCAATGTGGAAAACTTTTGAACTACACTACCTGGCCAAAAAAAGGTGCCgatggatttaaataagcagatacttaagagccaatgattggatcattattgcagtgattcatATATTTCAGCTGACaccaattattttaaccctaactgaagcagtgtgtagcttctcatttcttaaacaaccatgtcggaagacgtgTCATGTGGTCGtgaaaaagatgttactgtgttttagTAAATtactggcctgcatcaagcaaagaaaacaactaatgagattgctgaaatcactggaattggatAAAGAACTCTCCAACGccttattaaaacctggaaggatggtgaaccgtcagcttcatGGACGAAATGTGGTCAgataaaaatcttgaatgattatGATCGGAGATCACTTAAGCTCTTGGTGAAGTCACAGTAAAAATCGCCTGTAGAACTCATGGCTATGTTAAATAGTGAAAGTATGTTTCCACATGCgcaatgtgacgagaacttacaggattgggactaaacagctgtgtggccacaagaaagccacttgttagtgaggttAATCGGAAAAAACTACTTCATTTTGCTAAGGATCATAAAGATTGGAATGTGGAGCAGTGGAAAAAGGTCatatggtctgatgagtccagatttaccctattccaaagcaacTGGCCAAAAATTCTGGATGAcctaaatgttgtgacgttgcataaggttgtagAAACAATGTCACTATGAAGGTGCGCCGTAATCAAAGTTAAAGGTGGTCCAATGAAATGCTAAAATATGCAAcatttttggccaggcagtgtatagcTTTAACTACATTAAACTTGCAATAATCATTTTTAATTTACTTGGCAACAATGTCTGTTGATGGTTAATATGGTGCTTCCTGTCACTGAAatgactttttatatatattgaatatcgtaAAAAGAATGAATGATTCAGAGAGATAATTTTTTGCTATGTCGCCCGTTTCTTATATATTGTTATGTCTACCATTCTTTATTTATGAGACAAAAAGTacacttttttttctgtttgtgaaAATCATACAGTGTTTATACTATAGAAGAAGATACAAAAATGGCATACCGTTGTTAACTCAATAGAATACAGTTGTTAATGTTTGTCTGATCTCCACACCTCTCACTGAGTGTTTGATCCTTGCACCTCTGTTCGCAGGTGGTAAGGCAGATTCGAAGTGTGGACTGCCCCGTGTGCCGCCTCTTATGTCCCCAGATGTGGATCGTCATGCAGCCTCCTTGCTGGAGCTCTCCCCCTCTAACAGCTCGGGAGGAACATACATGTGGGATGAGGAGGGTATGGAACCACTTGGGcacaacacacacttacactgctGCAGCAGCTACGAGTCAGACCTCAACAGCATAGTgagtacacacacccacacaaacacatgcccTACAACAATGATTTTCCAGGTCAAGATTTATTGTTATTGATCTCCTACTGAGTAAAAGTAGCATGGCAAGATCTTtatttagccaatcagatgactTCGAAGCACTTTCTGCCAGTCAGTCTTTCTGCGGCAATGTTCCCAAGTGTCCCGGGAATTTTGcagtgcagttttccagtcatggaaaattagaaaatCCTTAAATGTCCTGTATAATGAAACTGTTTGACTGTATTGCTATGATGttttgttacatgtacaaaaacaaagTAACGACTGGGATGGTTGTCAACCATCACTGAAGATCACACAATGTTTTCAGAAAGAGTGGAATTCAGATTGACAGATGCTTGAATTTTACGCAGAATAATTAGAAACTTTGTTAATTGAAAGGGATTTGTGCTGCTTGATACAGTGCCTGCTCTGTGTATAAGAAGAAAATTCAATAAAtgcctttattattttaatatcaaaagagtctgtatttttaataattttgaatagtttttttatgaataatcttgatattactataataaacataatataatatataacaaaGACCTTGTgtcacgaatgtaggtgaaggcagacaaggagcgaggatctaggtgcagcggttctttatttgaaataaaacaaaaggaaacaaacactacaagaacaaaagaaatacccgcgatggggaaaaataaagcaaaactacaaaaacaacacaaaagacATTAGAAGGGTTTAACGggtaggagaaacaatgacggagagcacggaaacaagcatccacaaacattgaagaccgacaggggaatggagaaataaacagggttatatacacagaggtaatggaactaaacgatacgcaggtgaaaacaatgagtgagtgctggcaggtggtgagggcaaggagagttgggaagtgtagttttctagacaatggctggtgaaaacacggaccggaccacaaggaacgtgacatggaatgtgacgtgctgagtgaaacagaaaacacggggcagaatGTGACACCTTGGTTATGGGATAAACTACTCTTATGTCTGCCATAGACATGCCATTGCGAACGCAGCCCATGaaacatgtgtaacccttgtcaGGTTGTGTGTCTGGCAAGTCGTGAATAAGCTGTGTTGTCAGTCAGAGCTTGTGCAGCTGCTCTGGAGGAACTGCAGCAGGCGGCTGCTCTCGAATCACTCTCGCGGTACTTTGATGGTATACGTCACGATGAAGCGCCGGTGGCACCGTTTCAAGTCGGACAAAATTATTATCCGACGTGCAATCCTTTAGGTCAGGTACCGATCGGTCTGCGCAGTGCTGCATGAAGTCGAACACACCTAACATTAGACctgcaactaacgattaatttgataatcgaataatctaacgattattagaaagattattAGACGCtcaacatgcaagttttgcttcagcaggGCGGAGCGGCAGCTCCAACTCTACTTGTTcgacaacgagagtgcttctgtatttactttgtatttttgcattataattccctcatacttctacgatctacatcacctgaagctgtttggaaagtttagaatgcatctggactgtgagctgcaTTATGTTTGaacaattttaataatataattctaTTTTCTTTTGATGAAAGTTTAGATGAATTAATTAGATGAAACAccattttgattataaaatttaaactgtcaaatacagaTTTCAGACAATATACATGTTATGTGTTTTCGCTTAAATATTACACCTGTTGGGCACATAACAtttcctggaaaattgtgccttgaaaagattGGAAACCCTGCGTTCTCAAGGCAGCCCATATAGGGGTAAAAGGAAGCTGACCGCATCAGTTTGAGAGTTTGTCCCTTGAGAATGGCATTTTGCTACCATTGCTTTTGACAACTAGCGTTCTATGTccagtactgtgtgtgtgagacctcTCATCTCTGATCCTGCTAATTATCTCCTTGTTAATTAGAGATTAGCCTTTGTGGCTCTGACTCGTGACTCTGCAGGATTCTGACTCCATGCTCAGTCTTTCGTAACGGAGGTCCTGTTCTATCTCAGCTGCTTCTGAGGCACCTGATGGGATGGGAATGCGGAACCGTGCCACTTAACATTCCACCTTTTGATCCCAGTGAAGCCAGCTGAGACATTGTTACCAATTTTCTCATTTCTTTTGTTAAGTCTGATTGGTTCTGTGGAATGTAGAGTGAGATTGTAAGGCAGGATTTGAAACGGTAGCTAGATTTGAGTTCCAGCCTTCTCTTGTAGCGGATACACAGATACAGACCTGCTGACGACTCTGACTTTAGACTTTAAATTATGTAAACAGGATAagtgtaaattaatttaaaggtgGCTGAATCATTGTTATCATTCTTGTGTGGGTGCTTGGCTTTTACAAAGGGGTTCAGTGGGATGTGCTTCAGGTTGAATTTGGCTAGGGCTGACATCTGGTGGACATCTGGTAGTGTTCTGCAAGATATTGAACATCCTGCGTGTGTTTTTTGCTAAGTCATCTCTTATTATTGCTCACTTTAACGTAgtttgatggaaaggaggaggcaagaaccggcttgtcaatacaaataaaactttaataataaacttaaacaaatatacaaacacacacgacggacatgtccgtaaactatctctctctcccgcacaatcctccgcagtcggcctttatccctctcgaaggcttgattagcctgataagggaccgggtgtgtagaatcacgacccggccccgccctccaaccTACCACATTCCACTGGGGTGTTAGGGGTTTGATCAACACTGTTTATGCTATGGAAAAGACTGAtggcattttttttatagaagtgtgctattacttttctatttTTAGATTTACTTTTTTTGCTTAATAATAAAACGGGTGGAAAAAAAATCCCACAGTCTTGCATTGAAGGCACCTGAGACCTTTCTAGGGATCAGGGAGCGGATTTACTAAACATtcttaatggaatattctgggttcattactagttagctcaatcgacagcatttatggcataatattgattaccacaaaaatttattttgacttgcccctactTTTCTATCCAAACATTTGGGTTCCAGTTAGGCACATACAATGTATGTGAATGGGCCaatctttaaacattaaaatacacactgtttaaaaattatagccacaagatataaactatattttattgtgaaaaaatcgcttgctaacattttctgtttaaagttatagccaattttacatctttgttgccatgacaatttaatgtcaacaaaccctaaaatgaccgtaaataagcttcacatttcctcCTTTAACCTCTCCAAAAATTgaccccaatcacttccattgtaagtgcctcactgtgacttAAGAAAACAAGTGAtgttatggtaatcaatattatgccacaaatagttTTGATGAAACTTGTATTgtacattcctttaaaaataaaaattcttctcAATTAACTactattttcttattttctaacTTTGACCTAAGAAAAaagtacatatttttttatttccaaaaggACTTAATTCTTAACGTATTTACTAAAATTGTGTAGAGAAACTTATCAAAAGCAGACCTTCATGGAAGTGTCTTCACTAGGTTTGAGATTGTTGCCTTTTTCACCCATCGATAATTAGAAACATTTCCAGATGATTATTGATATACAGAAATTCtggattttttcagatataaatagggctaccTGACCCTGTTGCGCAATAGTCTTTGTTTTTTCAAACATACTTTGGTAACGTGTGAatggcagggtaaattaaaggggatTGCACACTGGACATGTCTAGCAGACGACATGGCACatttaaaaattcaaaataataattttctattGGTACATTAGGTTGTCTCACCGTCTCTCAAGGCTGCTTTAAAATCTGTAGTGCCATGGAGTGtaacttgcatagttttccataaAATTTGACCCAGATCATTATCAGATGGCAaacattatttactctagccatcagtggattatatattgtatattttatatagcctacacaatgtatattcagttacaagtatgtctttctGTGGTTTGACTGCTTTAATGAAACCTCCTTAAACATAAATACAGAGATAATACATAATTTCTAATTGTTTGTGCAGTTAattcagtttcatacactaacctgcaaactcatcaatgtcactttcaTTCTTGATGTATGTGTCCTGTgtaaggagctctaaaatatccATCCTATGTCGTGAGACCTGTACCTTGCGACCTTCTtttgtaaatgttatatcaccccgttgaggtctcccaacgctattatGCCAGACATTATGCAGAAGCCCAACTGAGAGAATTGGAAAGCTTgcaaattactcttttaatataaatgtaagttaatGTTAATGCATTGGTgaccagaagtttggaataatgtacagaagaatttggtacttttattcaccaaagtagcattcaactgatcacaatgtatagtcaggacgtaaataaaaattactattacaataaagtCAGATCATCTTaagctacttcaaagagttctcatcaaaaatcctccacgtgcagcaatgacagctttgcagatccttggcattctagctgtccagatactctggtgacacgCGACCTGTAGCACTTGAaaatagatgtggctgtcttgtctggcacttctcacgcaccttgcagtctagctgatcccacaaaagctcattgGGGTTAAGATACTTACTTACCATAACAtacttttccagttatctgttttTCAATGCCTGTTTCTTTGCTCACGctaacctttttctttttgtttttctctttcaaaagtggctttttcttttaaatttttcccataaggcctgcacccctgagtcgtCTCTTtgctgttgaacatgaaactggtgttgagcgggtagaattcaatgaagctgtcagctgaggacatgtgaggcgtctatttctcaaactagagactgatgtacttatcctcttgtttagttgtacatctagcCTTCCACATctgtttctgtccttgttagagccagttgccctttgtctttgaaggctgtagtgtacaactttgtatgttttttgggcaatttcaagcattgtgtagcccagggtttccgttgtccggtaattaccggacattggccggtaaaaaaattaaatgtccgacaaaattaaatctctctggtcaaattgtccgattaaaattgcctaataatcccgtccccctaacacaatctgaatttgagaataagcctaaaatgtataaagcaaaaatacaccgatctcttgctatgttataaaggaacaggctctatcgtttgaaagttatgaaacaacatcgcatgctgcatttcaaataaagcgcacgcctaaaacggctgcaatatagacctaaacaacgagcgattgagtgagacgtttcaaatatggccaggcccaggcagactagctttaaaagcttttttcattggccagacgatggtgaatcaggaacatctcattatagatagatcagtgcttgtaatccgcgcattcgtgcagtttttttctctatcatcaaaactgaatagcctatgttcatcagtgcatggttacagtctatatcaagcagggacacgtttgtgtgcattttattttgtgatttcaccggaattaatagagagtctccgcaacggcgatagattgaaacgctcgtcctagtgaagattgcgcaactcgcgcagcgcgtcgtccatgcaactgatagcagcggacacgagcgctcagcttgatgtcaaaaacaacatattttagcgctagatctcttatttaataacggactaaatgaatgatctgctagttaactggagatgttttatttatttgtattaggtacatccgtgcctcaatgtttcaaaaagtgaatgtgtgtgaaaccacagtaaaaaacaattggcgttgattgacgccaatcggacgttcatgttttttttttttcgtctatttgaaagttaagctaataataatatgttgcattctatacggcctgattatgtcattttttaagttacatagactgcctccagttttcctcaacttgactaattaagaggcgatatatttgaccggcatatcatcaaaatgtccgtaaaacgaaacctcaagtgaccggcaccatttttttctagcggaaactctggtataacctttattcctcaaaacaatgattgactgatgagtttctagagaaaggtgtttcttttttgccatttttgacctaatattgacctaaagacatgccagtctgttgcatactgtggcaactcaaaaacaaacaccaaatgaaccaaatagctttcaactgtttgatataatggcaagtgattttctagtaccaaattagcaatttagcatgattactgaaGGATAAGGCATTGGagtgaaatggggcctgtctagatttgatcaaaataaaaaaaaattacatcagtaatgtcctaacaagtctttgtgatcagttgaataccactttggtgaattaaataccAATTTCCTCTGAaagagcaaaatttgtacattattccaaacatttgtcaaCCAGTGTACATCGACGActctaaaaatatatagataaatcaACATactgatcaataatcaatatatcaatGTTTTAAGACATGTCTAGTGTTCGCTAAACCCAGAGTTATCCTGTTAAATCAGTGGTTTGCCTCACACATGCCCAGTAGTTGAAAGATTAACAGCAGGGGACCTCCTCTAGATCCCTCAGCTGTGTCTTTAGTTTTACTCCTGTGATCTAACTGAGGTTTAAATAGAGCATGGGCTTTATTTGGATCTGATCTGATCTTAAACTCAGTGGGTGATATAACGTCAAACTTTGTCTGCAgcttgaaatgaaaaacattaaaagaaagaGAGATGAGAGCACAATTGAAAAGTTTTGTTATTTAACTTTCCAATAAAATACTGAAACTAGGACAGAGAGGGTGAGACACGGAAACAGTTGCTGGAAAGAGACCGAGATTAAGAGTAGAGTTGGTACAAACATTACTAAACAAGTCCAGAGGGTGTGATAAGCTGTCCTGCCCTAGAGGATTCTgtgtaaaaattacttttgttttcaCAAACACATTGGGAAAATCTCAATTGGATTTTGTCATGATGGCTAGCTATTATTAATAATAGATATGATGATTATTATGTTAAACTCTGCATAGTATATACACTGTAAGATGTTCTCATGACAAATTGTGAAAACATGCTGCAAGAGAAATGTGGCAGTGTTGAAATATTACAACTACATACTATACTTTAGGCCACTAGGGGGCAGTATAGATTCAATAGACATAAGAAACATTTTCAGCATCTCCATATTTCTGTCCTTCTCAACtcttctatctctttctctccttctatCATGTACAGtacttgcatgtttgtttatgtgtttaatCCCTTGGTTGACTTAAGACTTCAAAGCGCATCCCCTGTTAGGCTCATTTAAGAATTTATTTGTTCTAAATTTAGTCTGTCTTACAGGAGGCATTTACAGGCCAATTCATTAGTGGCTAAATGAGCTAGCTGCATAAGCCTTTGTTTTCAAGACCGCAAGTAATTCTGGATCATGTATTTTATCTGACTCTGTTTTAGAATTAATTAGAAGAGAGTTGTGGGGTATTGTTTGCTCTTTATTATCTGCTGGGATTGCTAATAATGTAAACAGGATTtggatacattttataaatatttcaccCCCCTTATCGGCGCATAATTTATTAGACTAACTGGTTTATTGACCCTCTTATTTAGCATAATCTTTTTGAGACCTGCTATTCCTAATTGTATTGAAAGCCTtttcacacatgcatacacacacacattctcagaggttgtgttttgtctttgagCGTTTGGCTCAGCTGTGTGTGGCACCGCAAGTATGAAATTTGATTTAATGCACATATTCAAGATGACAGGAACACAAACTATGTGATGAAAAAACAGTTTTCTCTCAAGCAGTGATGAAGTACAGACATTTTGATGTTGCTTGTGGTGCTTTTAATGCATGATACTAATACATGTGTGCATAAATCTCAACAGAGTAAATGTGTTATGTTTATGACTCAAAGGTCAGTTGATGGCATTGTGTACTGGGGAAGGAGATTAGAGGTCTGGAATAATAGTTTGGTAgacctgtttatttttttcatta belongs to Xyrauchen texanus isolate HMW12.3.18 chromosome 16, RBS_HiC_50CHRs, whole genome shotgun sequence and includes:
- the ccser2a gene encoding serine-rich coiled-coil domain-containing protein 2 isoform X3 — encoded protein: MEQKVLNKPSMVSRLPKFGSRPANGISSSLPNGTTQTVPTQEGKGIPSPAKPNGVVRASSFSMKWKKENCGPKDPSSPDEGTPPEEKKAVRSSRSPGNRELKSPCTPSTKVRRDASSLCTGSPNPMPKSPKSTSSPKANLKNSPITTPANSQDTSQKSQSKPTQNGTPVVGSSTGRTVSLVLQQPRANTGSTRSSSKDSLSQSSDSLLRQPLALDPMVRSQSFTHFKQLPSPTNTPMMRSFSFNKAVELAKPLANTQLRPPRTLGLKSPQSFGCLVLGLGGLGFGKGLSDRLPAASPPSEGLTPPNSIKRPLLHNSVLTKPSILAYRQNRPVAAKPQFPLVVGRTSPESEVITPPLTPELPHCATKSASAPIVLQEGHFTEQWLDGNLRYTTERPEDMSLSSASSLERNDTSEEFLDDLEHLGDQSQHVIAHNKNPRAMSTQTRLQSFLSETMDWAGIGLAGGKADSKCGLPRVPPLMSPDVDRHAASLLELSPSNSSGGTYMWDEEGMEPLGHNTHLHCCSSYESDLNSIDILNNLDNTTSCDLEEDDLILDVDLPEDGALLCDGMAHFERSERGGRPAQWRRRQQRWSGMDHAHNDNRLVGLHNDGCPTGHQTLHHADQHDSHMVALDDLTLKHMVEDCSSVKLQLLKLKSLLQMDDEDISPESVESSEDDRKGRQMEELMKEVARLREELKNKDKIITRLTHQQQSPVRCHCQQQKLGVKGERRTHHDKSSQTVWRPPHHHHAAVPTPPLLSPWQCQYQAAPRAGMPQRRQTSNTSAHQPHPQRAPHPGKTSKNSPHRGPQ